The following coding sequences lie in one Microbacterium sp. XT11 genomic window:
- the rsmI gene encoding 16S rRNA (cytidine(1402)-2'-O)-methyltransferase yields MIILAATPIGNLGDASRRLIEVLENAEVVVAEDTRTTGGLLRALGIENRPRLVALHDHNEKQKAAELAALAAEQDIVIVSDAGMPAISDPGYGLVAEAVAQGVTVTAIPGPSAVLMALAISGLPTDRFTFEGFLPRKSGERRTALRALAGEPRTMVFFESPARLASTLADMGEAFGDERRIAVCRELTKLYEEVRRGTASELAAWAADGVKGEIVVVVEGARRREASADDALAQVQELVASGMRLKDAAAEVAAHTGLSSRDLYQAALAARKP; encoded by the coding sequence GTGATCATCCTCGCCGCCACCCCCATCGGAAACCTCGGCGACGCATCGCGCCGGCTGATCGAGGTGCTCGAGAACGCCGAGGTCGTCGTGGCGGAGGACACCCGCACGACCGGCGGGCTGCTGCGGGCCCTCGGCATCGAGAACAGGCCGCGCCTCGTGGCGCTGCACGACCACAACGAGAAGCAGAAGGCCGCGGAGCTGGCCGCCCTCGCCGCCGAGCAGGACATCGTGATCGTCAGCGATGCCGGGATGCCCGCGATCAGCGACCCCGGCTACGGACTGGTGGCCGAGGCCGTCGCGCAGGGCGTGACAGTGACCGCGATCCCGGGCCCGAGCGCCGTGCTCATGGCTCTCGCGATCTCGGGTCTGCCCACCGATCGCTTCACGTTCGAGGGCTTCCTGCCGCGCAAGTCGGGGGAGCGGCGAACGGCCCTGCGTGCGCTCGCCGGGGAGCCGCGCACCATGGTGTTCTTCGAGTCGCCCGCCCGCCTGGCCTCGACCCTCGCCGACATGGGCGAGGCCTTCGGCGACGAGCGCCGCATCGCCGTGTGCCGTGAGCTGACCAAGCTCTACGAGGAGGTGCGCCGCGGCACGGCATCCGAGCTCGCGGCGTGGGCGGCCGACGGGGTGAAGGGCGAGATCGTCGTGGTCGTGGAGGGCGCCCGCCGGCGCGAGGCGTCGGCCGACGACGCTCTCGCGCAGGTGCAGGAGCTCGTCGCCTCCGGCATGCGTCTCAAGGACGCGGCGGCCGAGGTCGCGGCCCACACGGGCCTCTCCTCGCGTGACCTCTACCAGGCGGCGCTCGCCGCGCGGAAGCCGTGA
- a CDS encoding dolichyl-phosphate-mannose--protein mannosyltransferase — MTASEPLLPAPETRLTRYGSLRDRILQSPDRGRTVRWFAPLVVTLLAAVLRLVNLGHPHQLAFDETYYVKDAWSLWTLGYEGTWGENANEAFITLQQLPLDPKGAFIVHPPLGKWLIALGMAIGGPDNSVGWRLATALLGTGTVLLTYLIARRLTGSVVVATVAGTLLAIDGLGIVLSRIALLDGILTFFIMLGVLFVLLDRERVLPLIGQSDADAPDPMWGRVVWRRPWLVAAGLAFGAACAVKWSGLYALAAFGLYVVVTDALARRRAGVVLWPTDAAFRQGPVSFVLMVVPAFAVYVASWTGWFVTSGGYNRTLDPNPFVSLWRYHQAMLNFHVGLTSGHPYASPAWEWPFLLRPTAVWVGSDPGPCGIDHCIAVISSIPNPLIWYAGVAAAVYLLYRLVRAVMAGRAPDPALTLPLVGLAATYVPWLLFPDRTVFQFYTVAMMPFLVLGLAATLRVIAGRRDDPLPRRQSGERTVMIFLVFVVLVSVFFYPVWTGMSVPYPFWLLHNWLPGWV, encoded by the coding sequence GTGACCGCGTCAGAGCCCCTGCTGCCCGCCCCCGAGACGAGGCTCACGCGGTACGGCTCCCTGCGCGACCGCATCCTGCAGAGCCCCGACCGGGGACGCACGGTCCGCTGGTTCGCGCCGCTCGTCGTCACCCTCCTCGCCGCCGTGCTGCGGCTGGTCAACCTGGGCCACCCGCACCAGCTCGCGTTCGACGAGACGTACTACGTCAAGGATGCCTGGTCGCTGTGGACCCTGGGGTACGAGGGCACCTGGGGCGAGAACGCGAACGAGGCGTTCATCACGCTGCAGCAGCTGCCCCTCGACCCCAAGGGGGCGTTCATCGTGCATCCACCGCTGGGCAAGTGGCTGATCGCGCTCGGCATGGCCATCGGCGGGCCCGACAACAGCGTCGGCTGGCGGCTCGCGACGGCCCTTCTCGGCACGGGAACCGTGCTCCTCACCTACCTCATCGCACGGCGCCTCACCGGGTCGGTCGTGGTGGCGACGGTCGCCGGCACCCTGCTCGCGATCGACGGACTCGGCATCGTGCTCAGCCGCATCGCCCTCCTCGACGGCATCCTCACCTTCTTCATCATGCTCGGGGTGCTGTTCGTCCTGCTCGACCGCGAGCGCGTGCTGCCCCTCATCGGGCAGTCGGATGCCGACGCTCCCGATCCGATGTGGGGCCGCGTCGTCTGGCGCCGGCCGTGGCTCGTCGCCGCGGGTCTCGCGTTCGGCGCCGCCTGCGCCGTGAAGTGGTCGGGGCTGTATGCCCTCGCGGCATTCGGGCTGTACGTCGTCGTGACCGACGCGCTCGCGCGCCGGCGGGCGGGCGTGGTCCTGTGGCCGACGGACGCGGCGTTCCGGCAGGGCCCCGTGTCGTTCGTGCTCATGGTCGTCCCCGCGTTCGCGGTGTACGTCGCGAGCTGGACCGGATGGTTCGTCACGAGCGGCGGCTACAACCGCACGCTCGACCCGAACCCGTTCGTGTCGCTGTGGCGCTACCACCAGGCAATGCTGAACTTCCACGTCGGGCTCACGAGCGGGCATCCGTACGCCAGCCCCGCGTGGGAATGGCCGTTCCTCCTGCGCCCCACCGCGGTGTGGGTGGGCAGCGACCCCGGCCCGTGCGGGATCGACCACTGCATCGCCGTGATCTCCAGCATCCCGAACCCGCTCATCTGGTACGCGGGCGTCGCAGCCGCCGTCTACCTGCTGTACCGGCTCGTGCGGGCGGTCATGGCCGGTCGCGCCCCCGATCCCGCGCTGACCCTCCCCCTCGTGGGCCTCGCCGCGACGTACGTGCCGTGGCTCCTGTTCCCCGACCGCACGGTGTTCCAGTTCTATACGGTGGCGATGATGCCGTTCCTCGTGCTGGGCCTCGCCGCGACCCTGCGGGTCATCGCGGGGCGCCGCGACGACCCCCTCCCCCGACGGCAGTCAGGGGAGCGCACCGTCATGATCTTCCTCGTGTTCGTCGTGCTGGTGTCGGTGTTCTTCTACCCCGTGTGGACGGGCATGAGCGTTCCGTATCCGTTCTGGCTCCTGCACAACTGGCTGCCGGGATGGGTGTGA
- a CDS encoding Lrp/AsnC family transcriptional regulator: MRIDRLDAELIRLLTEEPQLPILECARRLGVARGTATSRLARLHEGGVIEAIVPLIDPAGFGYGVVAFCLVEIDQKVGHDDVAEALAAAVPEIVDMHTVTGASDMQLRLVARDAAQLQDVLDRVALVPGVARTASSIAMRTHLSGRVLPLVEHVAGADQP, translated from the coding sequence GTGCGCATCGATCGCCTCGACGCCGAGCTGATCCGGCTGCTCACCGAGGAGCCGCAGCTCCCGATCCTCGAATGCGCCCGCAGACTGGGCGTGGCTCGCGGCACCGCGACGAGCAGGCTCGCGCGGCTGCACGAGGGTGGGGTCATCGAGGCGATCGTGCCGCTCATCGACCCTGCCGGGTTCGGGTACGGCGTCGTCGCGTTCTGCCTCGTCGAGATCGATCAGAAGGTCGGGCACGACGACGTCGCGGAGGCTCTCGCCGCCGCCGTCCCGGAGATCGTCGACATGCACACGGTCACCGGGGCGAGCGACATGCAGCTGCGGCTCGTCGCACGCGACGCGGCGCAGCTGCAGGACGTGCTCGACCGGGTGGCCCTTGTTCCCGGGGTGGCGCGCACGGCGTCGTCGATCGCGATGCGCACGCACCTCTCCGGGCGCGTGCTCCCGCTCGTCGAGCACGTCGCCGGCGCCGATCAGCCCTGA
- a CDS encoding amino acid permease yields MTEVPVTTTTTKGLHPGLTRRQISMMGLGGAIGAGLFVGSGQAIGIAGPAVLISYLVAGGIVVLVMAMLAEMVAARPSSGAFSSYAQKAMGRSAGSAVGWLYWIQLVVVIAAEATGAGGIVAAWIPAVPAWVWVLVFVAALTAVNLFGVRNYGRFEFWFAAIKVAAIIAFLVVGACAIIGLIPGVPATGVTNVVAHGGFAPNGMTGIAAALLIVVFAFGGTEVVAIAAAESDDPSRNIRRIVREVLVRILIFYVGSIFVIVSVLPWNDPSVKAGPFSAVLDTLRVPGVGLVMDLIVVVALLSAMNANIYGASRMAYSLAERGFAPLAATRTSAKGVPYVAVLASVAFGFVTVVLNWAFPDTVLPALLNVVGSTLLVIWTATAVSQIILRRRADRDGAPMPMRMWGFPWLSWLCLVLLAGVVALTMIDPAARTQLLLTLGLTAVLLVVARVTRGASRPGVVKE; encoded by the coding sequence ATGACGGAGGTTCCCGTCACCACGACGACCACCAAGGGCCTCCACCCGGGGCTCACCCGTCGGCAGATCTCCATGATGGGTCTCGGCGGCGCGATCGGCGCAGGCCTCTTCGTCGGGTCCGGTCAGGCGATCGGCATCGCCGGCCCCGCCGTGCTCATCTCGTACCTGGTCGCCGGCGGCATCGTCGTGCTCGTCATGGCGATGCTCGCCGAGATGGTCGCCGCCCGCCCGAGCTCGGGCGCGTTCAGCTCCTATGCGCAGAAGGCCATGGGGCGCAGCGCCGGCAGCGCGGTGGGGTGGCTCTACTGGATCCAGCTCGTGGTCGTGATCGCCGCCGAGGCGACCGGAGCCGGCGGCATCGTCGCGGCGTGGATCCCGGCCGTGCCCGCCTGGGTGTGGGTGCTCGTGTTCGTCGCCGCCCTGACCGCCGTGAACCTCTTCGGCGTGCGGAACTACGGACGGTTCGAGTTCTGGTTCGCGGCGATCAAGGTCGCCGCCATCATCGCCTTCCTCGTGGTGGGCGCGTGCGCGATCATCGGGCTGATCCCCGGAGTCCCCGCGACGGGCGTGACCAACGTCGTCGCGCACGGCGGCTTCGCCCCGAACGGCATGACCGGCATCGCCGCCGCGCTCCTCATCGTGGTCTTCGCGTTCGGCGGCACCGAGGTCGTCGCGATCGCCGCGGCGGAGTCCGACGATCCCTCTCGCAACATCCGACGCATCGTGCGCGAGGTGCTCGTGCGGATCCTCATCTTCTACGTCGGCTCGATCTTCGTGATCGTGTCGGTGCTGCCGTGGAACGACCCCTCGGTGAAGGCCGGGCCGTTCTCGGCCGTGCTCGACACCCTGCGAGTGCCCGGCGTCGGCCTGGTGATGGACCTCATCGTCGTGGTGGCGCTGCTCTCGGCGATGAACGCGAACATCTACGGCGCGTCCCGCATGGCGTACTCGCTCGCCGAGCGCGGGTTCGCTCCTCTCGCAGCCACGCGCACGAGCGCCAAGGGCGTGCCCTACGTCGCGGTGCTCGCCTCGGTGGCGTTCGGGTTCGTGACCGTCGTGCTGAACTGGGCGTTCCCCGACACGGTCCTCCCCGCTCTGCTCAACGTCGTCGGCTCGACGCTGCTGGTGATCTGGACCGCGACCGCGGTGTCGCAGATCATCCTGCGTCGCCGTGCCGACCGCGACGGCGCACCGATGCCCATGCGCATGTGGGGATTCCCGTGGCTGTCATGGCTCTGCCTGGTGCTGCTCGCGGGCGTCGTCGCGCTCACGATGATCGACCCTGCCGCGCGCACGCAGCTGCTGCTCACCCTCGGGCTCACGGCGGTGCTGCTCGTCGTCGCCCGGGTGACCAGGGGAGCCTCGCGCCCCGGCGTCGTGAAGGAGTAG
- the hisC gene encoding histidinol-phosphate transaminase, protein MTLPSRPGLEAVPAYRQGRSAPEGASKLSSNESPHPPLPAVVRAVQERLGTINRYPDMSAAALRDDLAARYDVDPALVTVGAGSVELAAQLIHAVAGEGDEVIFAWRSFEAYPSLVRIAGATPVAVPLTAEHAHDLDAMLAAITPRTRAIFVCNPNNPTGTVVGAADLERFVAAVPRDVLVVIDEAYVHFDRTDSFGAGIELFRRHPHVAVLHTFSKAYGLAGLRVGYAISPREVAENQRKVAVPFGVTDLAQVAARASLAAEEELAARIDEVVAQRDRLHDLLTDAGWPAVPSQANFVWVAAGERTEELEALLRDGGVITRAFPGEGVRISSGSVDDIDRVAAALVREAVTA, encoded by the coding sequence ATGACACTTCCCTCCCGTCCGGGGCTCGAGGCCGTTCCCGCCTACCGACAGGGCCGCTCGGCCCCGGAGGGCGCGTCGAAGCTCTCCTCCAACGAGTCGCCGCACCCGCCGCTGCCGGCGGTCGTGCGCGCCGTGCAGGAGCGGCTCGGCACCATCAACCGGTACCCCGACATGAGCGCCGCCGCCCTGCGCGACGACCTCGCCGCCCGCTACGACGTCGACCCCGCGCTCGTCACCGTCGGCGCCGGCTCCGTCGAGCTCGCGGCGCAGCTCATCCACGCGGTCGCCGGCGAGGGCGACGAGGTGATCTTCGCGTGGCGCTCGTTCGAGGCGTACCCCTCGCTCGTGCGCATCGCCGGCGCCACACCGGTCGCCGTGCCCCTGACCGCCGAGCACGCGCACGACCTCGACGCGATGCTCGCCGCCATCACTCCGCGCACGCGCGCGATCTTCGTCTGCAACCCCAACAACCCGACCGGCACCGTGGTGGGGGCGGCCGACCTCGAGCGCTTCGTCGCCGCCGTGCCGCGCGACGTCCTCGTGGTCATCGACGAGGCCTACGTGCACTTCGACCGGACCGACAGCTTCGGCGCGGGGATCGAGCTGTTCCGCCGGCATCCGCACGTCGCCGTGCTGCACACCTTCTCGAAGGCCTACGGTCTCGCCGGCCTGCGGGTGGGGTACGCGATCTCGCCGCGCGAGGTGGCCGAGAACCAGCGCAAGGTCGCCGTGCCGTTCGGGGTCACCGACCTCGCGCAGGTCGCCGCGCGGGCGTCGCTCGCGGCGGAGGAGGAGCTCGCCGCGCGCATCGACGAGGTCGTCGCGCAGCGCGACAGGCTGCACGACCTGCTCACGGATGCCGGCTGGCCGGCTGTGCCGTCGCAGGCGAACTTCGTCTGGGTGGCCGCTGGCGAGCGCACCGAGGAGCTGGAGGCGCTGCTGCGCGACGGCGGGGTGATCACCCGCGCCTTCCCGGGGGAGGGCGTGCGCATCTCGTCGGGGAGCGTGGACGACATCGACCGGGTCGCCGCGGCTCTCGTGCGCGAGGCGGTGACGGCATGA
- a CDS encoding thioredoxin domain-containing protein codes for MTNRLADTLSPYLRAHADNPVDWHPWGPEAFAEARRRDVPLLISIGYSTCHWCHVMARESFADPETAAQINRGFVAVKVDREEHPDVDGAYMAAASAFTQNLGWPLTVFATPRGRTFYAGTYWPPEPHAPMPSFRQVLDAVTEAWTLRRAQAEESADAVADALASAAASTPSDLPTAVELVTAAEAIAAREDHSFGGFGGAPKFPVATVLSFLQSPVVRSGPTEAAASADRALAAMAGSNLRDDDGGFFRYATGRDWTVPHYERMLTDNAQLLDVALDAGDDATARGIARFLLSTLRLDGGGFGAAQDSESWIDGERSEGGYYLRGVPERAGLEPPAVDGKVITGWNGLAIGAIARAGAVLGEPAWIDDAAEVAGFVLRVNRAPDGALARTSLDGNASAASATASDLALFARGLFALAAASGEAAWAVQGRELLDRALDGVGGDPLLAAQGIAPAPDQTDGDLPSDAAAVALAALSAWFLGAGERYREAAASIVRAHAVRAREQPFAHGSLLRAAAGLVGVPRQLVVVTDSPDGPLARAAAVADADAIAVVTPAQARAFADAGFELFEGKADAPERAFDCRAFACRLPVSDPAEVAVAR; via the coding sequence ATGACCAACCGGCTCGCCGATACGCTCAGCCCCTACCTGCGGGCGCACGCCGACAACCCCGTGGACTGGCACCCGTGGGGGCCGGAGGCGTTCGCCGAAGCGCGGCGCCGCGACGTGCCGCTGCTCATCTCGATCGGCTATTCCACGTGTCACTGGTGCCATGTGATGGCGCGGGAGTCGTTCGCCGACCCCGAGACGGCGGCGCAGATCAATCGCGGGTTCGTGGCGGTCAAGGTCGATCGGGAGGAGCATCCCGACGTCGACGGGGCGTACATGGCCGCGGCGTCGGCGTTCACGCAGAACCTCGGCTGGCCGCTCACGGTGTTCGCGACGCCGCGCGGTCGCACGTTCTACGCCGGCACCTACTGGCCTCCCGAGCCGCATGCGCCGATGCCCTCGTTCCGCCAGGTGCTCGACGCGGTCACCGAGGCATGGACGCTCCGGCGGGCGCAGGCGGAGGAGTCGGCGGATGCCGTCGCCGACGCGCTCGCCAGCGCTGCGGCATCCACGCCCTCCGACCTGCCGACCGCCGTCGAGCTGGTCACCGCCGCTGAGGCGATCGCCGCTCGGGAGGATCACTCGTTCGGCGGATTCGGCGGCGCACCGAAGTTCCCCGTCGCCACCGTGCTGTCCTTTCTGCAGAGCCCTGTCGTGCGCAGCGGGCCGACGGAGGCCGCGGCGTCCGCCGACCGGGCCCTCGCGGCGATGGCCGGGTCGAATCTGCGTGACGACGACGGCGGCTTCTTCCGCTATGCGACCGGGCGCGACTGGACGGTGCCGCACTACGAACGGATGCTGACCGACAACGCGCAGCTGCTCGACGTCGCCCTCGATGCCGGCGACGACGCCACGGCTCGCGGCATCGCACGCTTTCTGCTGTCGACGCTCCGGCTCGACGGCGGCGGCTTCGGCGCCGCGCAGGATTCGGAGTCCTGGATCGACGGCGAGCGCAGCGAGGGCGGCTACTACCTGCGTGGGGTGCCGGAGCGTGCCGGCCTCGAGCCTCCGGCGGTCGACGGCAAGGTCATCACAGGCTGGAACGGGCTCGCGATCGGCGCCATCGCCCGCGCGGGCGCAGTGCTCGGAGAACCGGCATGGATCGACGATGCGGCTGAGGTCGCAGGGTTCGTCCTGCGCGTGAACCGCGCGCCCGACGGGGCCCTCGCACGTACCTCGCTCGACGGGAACGCCTCGGCCGCGTCGGCGACGGCATCCGATCTGGCGCTCTTCGCACGGGGTCTGTTCGCGCTCGCCGCGGCGTCTGGTGAGGCGGCCTGGGCCGTGCAGGGTCGCGAGCTGCTCGATCGCGCACTCGATGGCGTCGGTGGCGATCCGCTGCTGGCGGCCCAAGGGATCGCTCCGGCTCCGGATCAGACCGACGGCGATCTGCCGTCCGATGCGGCGGCCGTCGCGCTCGCCGCCCTCTCGGCCTGGTTCCTGGGAGCGGGCGAGCGCTATCGCGAAGCTGCGGCGTCGATCGTGCGCGCGCACGCCGTGCGAGCGCGGGAGCAGCCTTTCGCGCACGGAAGCCTGTTGCGGGCGGCCGCCGGTCTCGTCGGGGTGCCGCGGCAGCTGGTGGTCGTGACCGACTCTCCCGACGGACCGCTGGCCCGCGCTGCCGCCGTCGCAGATGCCGATGCGATCGCCGTCGTGACCCCGGCGCAGGCGCGGGCGTTCGCCGACGCCGGATTCGAGCTGTTCGAGGGCAAGGCCGATGCGCCCGAGCGGGCGTTCGACTGCCGCGCCTTCGCGTGCCGCCTGCCGGTGAGCGATCCGGCAGAGGTCGCGGTCGCGCGCTGA
- the msuE gene encoding FMN reductase, with protein MTVAYRVVAVSGSLHEPSKTTALVRAIASAIAERAEVEVRLIELTDIGPDLAGALRRDQLPPRVEELLRAIETADLLIVGSPVYRASFTGLFKHLFDFVGQYELVGKPVLLAATGGGERHALIIEHQLRPLFAFFQALTLPLGVYASDTDFAGYEIDSEALQSRIALAAERALPLVGYAATRPVDLLAG; from the coding sequence ATGACAGTTGCCTACCGCGTCGTCGCCGTGTCGGGTTCCCTGCACGAGCCCAGCAAGACAACGGCCCTCGTCCGCGCGATCGCGTCCGCGATCGCGGAGCGCGCCGAGGTCGAGGTGCGGCTCATCGAGCTGACCGACATCGGTCCCGATCTCGCCGGCGCGCTGCGGCGCGATCAGCTGCCGCCCCGGGTCGAGGAGCTGCTGCGTGCGATCGAGACGGCCGACCTCCTCATCGTCGGCAGCCCCGTCTACCGTGCCTCGTTCACCGGCCTGTTCAAGCATCTGTTCGACTTCGTCGGACAGTACGAGCTCGTCGGAAAGCCCGTGCTGCTGGCCGCGACCGGCGGAGGGGAGCGGCACGCGCTCATCATCGAGCATCAGCTGCGGCCGCTGTTCGCCTTCTTCCAGGCGCTCACCCTGCCGCTGGGCGTCTACGCCAGCGACACGGATTTCGCGGGCTACGAGATCGACTCCGAGGCGCTCCAGTCGCGCATCGCACTGGCCGCAGAGCGTGCACTCCCGCTCGTGGGCTATGCCGCCACCCGGCCCGTGGATCTCCTCGCCGGCTGA
- a CDS encoding aldo/keto reductase: MTIPTLELNDGNSIPQLGYGVFLVPADEAERAVSEALEAGYRHIDTAAIYRNEEGVGAAIAKSGIPRDELFITTKLWNDRHDGDEPDAAIDESLEKLGLEAVDLYLVHWPTPANDNYVHAWEKMIAIRERGLARSIGVSNHLVPHIERIVSETGVVPAVNQIELHPAYQQRDITEWAADHGVLIESWGPLGQGKYDLFAAPAVADAAAAHGVTPAQAVLRWHLQKGFIVFPKSVRPERMRENIDVFGFELDEAQMAAIDALDPLDGSGRVGSHPNDLN; the protein is encoded by the coding sequence ATGACGATCCCCACTCTCGAACTGAACGACGGCAACAGCATCCCCCAGCTCGGCTACGGCGTCTTCCTCGTGCCGGCCGACGAGGCCGAGCGTGCGGTCTCCGAGGCGCTCGAGGCCGGCTACCGCCACATCGACACGGCCGCCATCTACCGCAACGAGGAGGGCGTCGGTGCCGCGATCGCGAAGAGCGGCATCCCTCGTGATGAGCTCTTCATCACCACCAAGCTGTGGAACGACCGTCACGACGGCGACGAGCCCGACGCGGCGATCGACGAGAGCCTGGAGAAGCTCGGGCTCGAGGCGGTCGACCTCTACCTCGTGCACTGGCCCACCCCGGCGAACGACAACTACGTGCACGCGTGGGAGAAGATGATCGCCATCCGCGAGCGCGGCCTCGCCCGGTCGATCGGCGTGTCGAACCATCTCGTGCCCCATATCGAGCGCATCGTGTCCGAGACCGGCGTGGTCCCCGCGGTGAACCAGATCGAGCTGCACCCCGCGTACCAGCAGCGCGACATCACCGAATGGGCCGCCGACCACGGGGTGCTCATCGAATCGTGGGGTCCGCTCGGTCAGGGCAAGTACGACCTGTTCGCCGCGCCCGCCGTCGCCGACGCCGCGGCAGCGCACGGTGTGACGCCGGCGCAGGCCGTGCTGCGCTGGCACCTGCAGAAGGGGTTCATCGTCTTCCCGAAGTCGGTGCGTCCCGAGCGCATGCGCGAGAACATCGACGTCTTCGGCTTCGAGCTCGACGAGGCGCAGATGGCCGCGATCGACGCCCTCGATCCGCTCGACGGCTCCGGTCGCGTCGGATCGCACCCCAACGACCTGAATTGA